The following DNA comes from Plasmodium coatneyi strain Hackeri chromosome 9, complete sequence.
ATATTGTGAGAACCAAACCATTAGCAGTGCATATGTAATTGTAGAAAGaatcgggaaaaaaaaaaaaaaaaaaaaaattgcctgaTCTGCGCTAAGTAGCAATCTTTCCATTAATCCACAAATGTACCATTCCgtatgttttaaaaaattcccgCTCAGTTAATGAAACGTTGCTAGCGGTTTGTTTGTTcgtttattcatttatttttccattcctgtTGTATCACATTTTGTactctttcatttttgtttttccccttttggagcATCCTCCAGCGCGGTTGCCGTTGGTTAGTGACCAATCGAGGGGTAAATACCAGCCTATCCCCGCATTGTAAACGCGTAGGACCCACGTAACCACTGCATCTTTTGCAATTCGCCAAACCTGCAGCTGCCCAAAATGCATATCCACAAGCTGCGCAAGAAggtaaagaagaagaaggagggaaagTACTTCACCAGGAAGAGTATAGTAAAGAAGCTATAcctgaaggaaaaggagttcCGGAAGCTTTGTATTTTTAAGGGAATCTACCCCAAAGATTTTAAGGAAATCCCATTGAAATTCCGAAACAAGTTCTACAGGCAAAAGGTATTCTACTCCAAAAATGACTTCAAGAAATTGGCccatgaaaaaattatccaagattttcgaaaaatcacagcatatttgaaaaagtataaaaaatataaactaGCATTAgaggataaggaaaaatgtaaaaacttaataaaaaatttccccaagTATAAATTAGACCATATAATTAAGGAAAGGTTCCCTGTATTTTCCTACGCAATAGAAGAATTAGACGATGCTCTAAGTGCAGTAGTCGCTTATTCgttacttccttccaacGAGAAGGTCGGAATTATGAACCGATTTGTTACCAACTGTGAAGTCCTAAAGAATCACTTTCATCACTACGTTTACAAAacgaacagaataaaaaaagggtttaTAACTGTAAAGGGATACTACCTACAGGCAGAaattttacagaaaaaaGTTACCTGGCTTATCCCCCATACATTTACGCCTTACTTAGACAACACCATAGACTTTTCCATCATCACCAATTTTATCGAGTACTACATCTGTCTGCTCAAATTTGTCCTCTTCAAACTTTACAAAATGCACAATATGACATACCCCCCTGAGCAGAGCGAACtgctgaaaaatgaaaaactcaAACACCTTTCATACGATGAGTATTTAATTTCGCTCTGCAAGGAGAGGTTCCCTAGTCAGCACACACTGGATAGCGGTCTTGTAGCAGACGCCCACCCTGTGGAAACTGCACCAGAGGAGGGTGCCCCCCAAGTAGGAGAACAAAGCCAAAGTGAAAACCAccacgaagaagaagaaataaaacacGACATagatgaacaaaatgatacCCTCAAGGATCTGTTCAAAAATCAAGTATATTATATCCACACGGACATGCCGCTCGAGATACTCTCCCTCATTATCCTCTCCTGTGGAGGTGCGGTCGGATGGAATTCCCCCTATTCGCCTTATCATCTGGGGGATGACAAAATCACGCACGAAATATTAGAACCctatggagaaggaaaacaaatagagcagcaaaaaattgaaaggaTGTATGTACAACCACAATACATATTCGATTGCctgaacaggaagaaaatcCTTCCATGTAGTGACTACTCCGtggatgtgaaaaatttacctGTGCACCTCTCTCCATTCATTGAAGACGAtaactttaaaaatttcgtgaaaaaggaggaatacaCGATTAACAAACTGTTGAATGAAGAGGCAGAGAAAAATGGCCAAAACAGTGACGCAGAGGAGACAAAAGAATATGAACACGGTCAGGAAAATAAAGACGAGGAATTCCTCAAATCAGACGATGAAGTAAGTAAGGAAAAACTGCAACTACTTAGAAATGCATGCTTAAATAACCAGATGGAGTTGGAAGATGAAGACAATTACGTTCCAATCGGGGAAACCATCACGAATGGTGCGCACAATGCCAAGGAGGTGCATTCAGAACAAACGAGGGAAAATATACAGAGACATAAAATCGCCCTCAGTAAAAAGAAGCGAAAGTTGTACACAAGAATTGAAAGAGccgaaaagaaacaaaaaatggccaTCAACAAGTTTATTAATAAAGCAAAAGCGAAGAAACTAACTGGGgggtcgaaaaaaaaaaacaaaaattgaaGCGGTGCACGGAGGGGGCCATATAATTAATGGGGCAATTGGCCCACGTAGCCACCGCACAGTTGGTGAGTAATACCTCTATTTCGATAAACCGTGCAAAGGGAAGTCTTCCCGAGGATATGCTTCCCGTTGAGCATGTGCTTATCAGTGTTTGTATCTGGGGTGGGCTTATAACGTGCGAAGAGCGGCGCCTATTTATCGGGGAAGAAGATGCTTCCACTTGCTTACACAAGACGTacttatatgtatgcacgtaCTTGTGTATCCCATTTTGTACGGCCCCTAACGAGTTTGCAGCGAAAAGCTGATCTGTAGATCCAGTAGATAATTAATAACATAAGAATCTCATGCATGGGCATACACAAGTACCTCTCCTTAGTGGCG
Coding sequences within:
- a CDS encoding Pescadillo-like protein, with translation MHIHKLRKKVKKKKEGKYFTRKSIVKKLYLKEKEFRKLCIFKGIYPKDFKEIPLKFRNKFYRQKVFYSKNDFKKLAHEKIIQDFRKITAYLKKYKKYKLALEDKEKCKNLIKNFPKYKLDHIIKERFPVFSYAIEELDDALSAVVAYSLLPSNEKVGIMNRFVTNCEVLKNHFHHYVYKTNRIKKGFITVKGYYLQAEILQKKVTWLIPHTFTPYLDNTIDFSIITNFIEYYICLLKFVLFKLYKMHNMTYPPEQSELLKNEKLKHLSYDEYLISLCKERFPSQHTLDSGLVADAHPVETAPEEGAPQVGEQSQSENHHEEEEIKHDIDEQNDTLKDLFKNQVYYIHTDMPLEILSLIILSCGGAVGWNSPYSPYHLGDDKITHEILEPYGEGKQIEQQKIERMYVQPQYIFDCLNRKKILPCSDYSVDVKNLPVHLSPFIEDDNFKNFVKKEEYTINKLLNEEAEKNGQNSDAEETKEYEHGQENKDEEFLKSDDEVSKEKLQLLRNACLNNQMELEDEDNYVPIGETITNGAHNAKEVHSEQTRENIQRHKIALSKKKRKLYTRIERAEKKQKMAINKFINKAKAKKLTGGSKKKNKN